One segment of Carya illinoinensis cultivar Pawnee chromosome 13, C.illinoinensisPawnee_v1, whole genome shotgun sequence DNA contains the following:
- the LOC122292913 gene encoding uncharacterized protein LOC122292913 isoform X2, with amino-acid sequence MEGSSLLLSHSCSSSPLHPILKPQFGLSSQLSSPSVGKYPLLTSILKCNLWAKNTALVFPCPRRISILRNSAAFAVEQEAPEKPNDPFSTSTTSSYSRDMLPKIDKSGRFCSPRAARELALSIVYAACLEGSDPVRLFEKRMNARREPGYEFDNASLLAYNHMSFGGPPVTVQTIEEADELLRNNDKESAIEAEVLAAPPKLVYSKLILRFTRKILVAVVDRWDSHVLVIDKVAPPNWKSEPAGRILELCILHLAMSEITVIGTRHQIVINEAVDLAKRFCDGAAPRIINGCLRTFLKDEEATGLAQALEDKQKVIS; translated from the exons ATGGAAGGAAGCTCCCTTCTTCTTAGCcattcttgttcttcttctcctcttcatccAATTCTAAAACCCCAATTTGGGCTCAGTTCCCAGCTTTCTTCTCCTTCTGTAGGAAAGTACCCCTTGCTCACCTCCATTCTCAAATGTAATTTGTGGGCCAAGAACACGGCTCTAGTTTTTCCGTGCCCCCGAAGAATCTCTATCCTCCGAAATTCAGCTGCTTTCGCCGTCGAACAAGAAGCACCGGAGAAACCCAACGATCCTTTCTCAACCTCAACAACGTCTTCTTATTCCAGAGATATGTTACCAAAGATTGACAAGAGTGGCAGGTTTTGCAGTCCAAGAGCCGCCAGAGAGCTCGCTCT GTCAATAGTTTATGCAGCATGTTTAGAAGGATCAGATCCCGTTCGGCTTTTTGAGAAGCGAATGAATGCCCGGCGAG AACCCGGATATGAATTCGACAACGCTTCCTTGTTGGCATACAACCACATGAGCTTTGGAGGCCCACCCGTCACGGTACAAACAATTGAAGAAGCAGACGAACTTCTACGCAACAATGATAAAGAATCTGCAATCG aaGCAGAAGTCCTTGCAGCTCCTCCAAAGTTGGTATACAGCAAATTGATTTTGCG ATTTACAAGGAAAATTTTGGTAGCAGTCGTGGATAGATGGGACAGTCATGTGCTTGTTATTGATAAAGTTGCCCCTCCTAATTGGAAG AGTGAGCCAGCGGGCAGAATTTTGGAGCTGTGTATCCTTCATTTGGCAATGTCCGAAATTACAGTAATAGGGACACGGCACCAGATTGTCATTAATGAG GCTGTCGATCTTGCTAAAAGGTTCTGTGATGGAGCGGCACCACGTATCATCAATGGGTGTCTGAGGACCTTTTTGAAGGATGAAGAAGCAACCGGTTTAGCTCAGGCCTTGGAAGATAAACAGAAGGTGATCAGTTAA
- the LOC122292913 gene encoding uncharacterized protein LOC122292913 isoform X1, with translation MEGSSLLLSHSCSSSPLHPILKPQFGLSSQLSSPSVGKYPLLTSILKCNLWAKNTALVFPCPRRISILRNSAAFAVEQEAPEKPNDPFSTSTTSSYSRDMLPKIDKSGRFCSPRAARELALSIVYAACLEGSDPVRLFEKRMNARREPGYEFDNASLLAYNHMSFGGPPVTVQTIEEADELLRNNDKESAIEAEVLAAPPKLVYSKLILRFTRKILVAVVDRWDSHVLVIDKVAPPNWKVETSEPAGRILELCILHLAMSEITVIGTRHQIVINEAVDLAKRFCDGAAPRIINGCLRTFLKDEEATGLAQALEDKQKVIS, from the exons ATGGAAGGAAGCTCCCTTCTTCTTAGCcattcttgttcttcttctcctcttcatccAATTCTAAAACCCCAATTTGGGCTCAGTTCCCAGCTTTCTTCTCCTTCTGTAGGAAAGTACCCCTTGCTCACCTCCATTCTCAAATGTAATTTGTGGGCCAAGAACACGGCTCTAGTTTTTCCGTGCCCCCGAAGAATCTCTATCCTCCGAAATTCAGCTGCTTTCGCCGTCGAACAAGAAGCACCGGAGAAACCCAACGATCCTTTCTCAACCTCAACAACGTCTTCTTATTCCAGAGATATGTTACCAAAGATTGACAAGAGTGGCAGGTTTTGCAGTCCAAGAGCCGCCAGAGAGCTCGCTCT GTCAATAGTTTATGCAGCATGTTTAGAAGGATCAGATCCCGTTCGGCTTTTTGAGAAGCGAATGAATGCCCGGCGAG AACCCGGATATGAATTCGACAACGCTTCCTTGTTGGCATACAACCACATGAGCTTTGGAGGCCCACCCGTCACGGTACAAACAATTGAAGAAGCAGACGAACTTCTACGCAACAATGATAAAGAATCTGCAATCG aaGCAGAAGTCCTTGCAGCTCCTCCAAAGTTGGTATACAGCAAATTGATTTTGCG ATTTACAAGGAAAATTTTGGTAGCAGTCGTGGATAGATGGGACAGTCATGTGCTTGTTATTGATAAAGTTGCCCCTCCTAATTGGAAGGTTGAAACA AGTGAGCCAGCGGGCAGAATTTTGGAGCTGTGTATCCTTCATTTGGCAATGTCCGAAATTACAGTAATAGGGACACGGCACCAGATTGTCATTAATGAG GCTGTCGATCTTGCTAAAAGGTTCTGTGATGGAGCGGCACCACGTATCATCAATGGGTGTCTGAGGACCTTTTTGAAGGATGAAGAAGCAACCGGTTTAGCTCAGGCCTTGGAAGATAAACAGAAGGTGATCAGTTAA